Proteins co-encoded in one Pan paniscus chromosome 23, NHGRI_mPanPan1-v2.0_pri, whole genome shotgun sequence genomic window:
- the GGT5 gene encoding glutathione hydrolase 5 proenzyme isoform X12 gives MARGYGATVGLVLLGLGLALAVIVLAVVLSQHQASCGPQAFAHAAVAADSKVCSDIGRAILQQQGSPVDATIAALVCTSVVNPQSMGLGGGVIFTIYNVTTGAQWIGVPGELRGYAEAHRRHGRLPWAQLFQPTIALLRGGHVVAPVLSRFLHNSFLRPSLQASTLRQLFFNGTEPLRPQDPLPWPALATTLETVATEGVEVFYTGRLGQMLVEDIAKEGSQLTLQDLAKFQPEVVDALEVPLGDYTLYSPPPPAGGAILSFILNVLRGFNFSKESMARPEGRVNVYHHLVETLKFARGQRWRLGDPRSHPKLQNASRDLLGETLAQLIRQQIDGRGDHQLSHYSLAEAWGHGTGTSHVSVLGEDGSAVAATSTINTPFGAMVYSPRTGIILNNELLDLCERCPRGSGTTPSPVSGDRVGGAPGRCWPPVPGERSPSSMVPSILINKAQGSKLVIGGAGGELIISAVAQAIMSKLWLGFDLRAAIAAPILHVNSKGCVEYEPNFSQEVQRGLQDRGQNQTQRPFFLNVVQAVSQEGACVYAVSDLRKSGEAAGY, from the exons ATGGCGCGGGGCTACGGGGCCACGGTCGGCCTAGTCCTGCTGGGTCTGGGGCTGGCGCTGGCTGTCATTGTGCTGGCTGTGGTCCTCTCTCAACACCAAGCCTCCTGTGGCCCCCAGGCGTTTGCCCATGCTGCTGTTGCCGCCGACTCCAAGGTCTGCTCGGATATTGGACG AGCCATCCTCCAGCAGCAGGGCTCACCCGTGGATGCCACCATCGCAGCTCTGGTCTGCACCAGCGTCGTCAACCCTCAGAGCATGGGCCTGGGCGGAGGGGTCATCTTCACCATCTACAATGTGACGACAG GGGCCCAGTGGATCGGGGTGCCCGGGGAGCTCCGCGGCTATGCCGAGGCCCACCGCCGCCATGGCCGCCTGCCCTGGGCGCAGCTGTTCCAGCCCACCATCGCGCTGCTCCGAGGGGGGCATGTGGTGGCCCCTGTCCTCAGCCGTTTCCTGCACAACAGCTTCCTGCGGCCTTCCTTGCAGGCGTCAACCCTGCG ccagcTCTTCTTCAACGGGACAGAACCCCTGAGGCCTCAGGACCCACTCCCATGGCCTGCACTGGCCACCACCCTGGAGACCGTGGCCACAGAGGGCGTGGAGGTCTTCTACACGGGGAGGCTGGGCCAGATGCTGGTGGAGGACATTGCCAAGGAAG GGAGCCAGCTGACGCTGCAGGACCTGGCCAAGTTCCAGCCCGAGGTGGTGGACGCCCTGGAGGTGCCCCTGGGGGACTATACCCTGTACTCACCACCGCCGCCTGCAGGGGGTGCCATTCTCAGCTTTATCCTCAACGTGCTAAGAG GGTTCAACTTCTCAAAAGAGTCTATGGCCAGGCCTGAAGGGAGGGTGAACGTGTACCACCACCTTGTAGAGACGCTCAAGTTTGCCAGggggcagaggtggaggctgggggACCCTCGAAGCCACCCGAAGCTCCAG AATGCCTCCCGGGACCTGCTGGGGGAGACCCTGGCCCAGCTCATCCGCCAACAGATCGATGGCCGGGGGGACCACCAGCTCAGCCACTACAGCTTGGCCGAGGCCTGGGGCCACGGGACAGGCACATCCCATGTGTCTGTGCTGGGGGAGGATGGCAGCGCCGTGGCTGCCACCAGCACCATCAACACACC CTTTGGAGCGATGGTGTATTCACCACGGACAGGCATCATCCTCAACAACGAGCTCCTGGACTTATGCGAGCGATGCCCCCGGGGTTCCGGCACCACCCCCTCACCTG TGAGTGGAGACAGGGTGGGTGGAGCTCCCGGAAGGTGCTGGCCCCCAGTTCCAGGCGAGCGTTCCCCATCCTCCATGGTGCCCTCCATCTTGATCAACAAAGCCCAGGGGTCGAAGCTAGTGATTGGCGGGGCTGGCGGGGAGCTCATCATCTCTGCTGTGGCCCAG GCCATCATGAGCAAGCTGTGGCTTGGCTTTGACCTGAGAGCGGCCATTGCAGCCCCCATCCTGCATGTCAACAGCAAGGGCTGTGTGGAGTACGAGCCCAACTTCAGCCAG gAGGTGCAGAGGGGACTCCAAGACCGTGGCCAGAACCAGACCCAGAGGCCCTTCTTCCTGAACGTGGTCCAGGCTGTGTCCCAGGAGGGGGCCTGTGTGTACGCCGTCTCGGACCTGAGGAAGAGTGGGGAGGCCGCAGGCTACTAA
- the GGT5 gene encoding glutathione hydrolase 5 proenzyme isoform X14 — MARGYGATVGLVLLGLGLALAVIVLAVVLSQHQASCGPQAFAHAAVAADSKVCSDIGRAILQQQGSPVDATIAALVCTSVVNPQSMGLGGGVIFTIYNVTTGKVEVINARETVPASHAPSLLDQCAQALPLGTGAQWIGVPGELRGYAEAHRRHGRLPWAQLFQPTIALLRGGHVVAPVLSRFLHNSFLRPSLQASTLRQLFFNGTEPLRPQDPLPWPALATTLETVATEGVEVFYTGRLGQMLVEDIAKEGSQLTLQDLAKFQPEVVDALEVPLGDYTLYSPPPPAGGAILSFILNVLRGFNFSKESMARPEGRVNVYHHLVETLKFARGQRWRLGDPRSHPKLQNASRDLLGETLAQLIRQQIDGRGDHQLSHYSLAEAWGHGTGTSHVSVLGEDGSAVAATSTINTPFGAMVYSPRTGIILNNELLDLCERCPRGSGTTPSPGGAEGTPRPWPEPDPEALLPERGPGCVPGGGLCVRRLGPEEEWGGRRLLRHCSAQS, encoded by the exons ATGGCGCGGGGCTACGGGGCCACGGTCGGCCTAGTCCTGCTGGGTCTGGGGCTGGCGCTGGCTGTCATTGTGCTGGCTGTGGTCCTCTCTCAACACCAAGCCTCCTGTGGCCCCCAGGCGTTTGCCCATGCTGCTGTTGCCGCCGACTCCAAGGTCTGCTCGGATATTGGACG AGCCATCCTCCAGCAGCAGGGCTCACCCGTGGATGCCACCATCGCAGCTCTGGTCTGCACCAGCGTCGTCAACCCTCAGAGCATGGGCCTGGGCGGAGGGGTCATCTTCACCATCTACAATGTGACGACAG GGAAGGTGGAGGTCATCAATGCCCGGGAGACGGTGCCGGCCAGCCATGCCCCGAGCCTGCTGGACCAGTGTGCACAGGCTCTGCCACTGGGCACAG GGGCCCAGTGGATCGGGGTGCCCGGGGAGCTCCGCGGCTATGCCGAGGCCCACCGCCGCCATGGCCGCCTGCCCTGGGCGCAGCTGTTCCAGCCCACCATCGCGCTGCTCCGAGGGGGGCATGTGGTGGCCCCTGTCCTCAGCCGTTTCCTGCACAACAGCTTCCTGCGGCCTTCCTTGCAGGCGTCAACCCTGCG ccagcTCTTCTTCAACGGGACAGAACCCCTGAGGCCTCAGGACCCACTCCCATGGCCTGCACTGGCCACCACCCTGGAGACCGTGGCCACAGAGGGCGTGGAGGTCTTCTACACGGGGAGGCTGGGCCAGATGCTGGTGGAGGACATTGCCAAGGAAG GGAGCCAGCTGACGCTGCAGGACCTGGCCAAGTTCCAGCCCGAGGTGGTGGACGCCCTGGAGGTGCCCCTGGGGGACTATACCCTGTACTCACCACCGCCGCCTGCAGGGGGTGCCATTCTCAGCTTTATCCTCAACGTGCTAAGAG GGTTCAACTTCTCAAAAGAGTCTATGGCCAGGCCTGAAGGGAGGGTGAACGTGTACCACCACCTTGTAGAGACGCTCAAGTTTGCCAGggggcagaggtggaggctgggggACCCTCGAAGCCACCCGAAGCTCCAG AATGCCTCCCGGGACCTGCTGGGGGAGACCCTGGCCCAGCTCATCCGCCAACAGATCGATGGCCGGGGGGACCACCAGCTCAGCCACTACAGCTTGGCCGAGGCCTGGGGCCACGGGACAGGCACATCCCATGTGTCTGTGCTGGGGGAGGATGGCAGCGCCGTGGCTGCCACCAGCACCATCAACACACC CTTTGGAGCGATGGTGTATTCACCACGGACAGGCATCATCCTCAACAACGAGCTCCTGGACTTATGCGAGCGATGCCCCCGGGGTTCCGGCACCACCCCCTCACCTG gAGGTGCAGAGGGGACTCCAAGACCGTGGCCAGAACCAGACCCAGAGGCCCTTCTTCCTGAACGTGGTCCAGGCTGTGTCCCAGGAGGGGGCCTGTGTGTACGCCGTCTCGGACCTGAGGAAGAGTGGGGAGGCCGCAGGCTACTAAGACACTGCTCTGCCCAGAGCTGA
- the GGT5 gene encoding glutathione hydrolase 5 proenzyme isoform X4, protein MARGYGATVGLVLLGLGLALAVIVLAVVLSQHQASCGPQAFAHAAVAADSKVCSDIGRAILQQQGSPVDATIAALVCTSVVNPQSMGLGGGVIFTIYNVTTGKVEVINARETVPASHAPSLLDQCAQALPLGTGAQWIGVPGELRGYAEAHRRHGRLPWAQLFQPTIALLRGGHVVAPVLSRFLHNSFLRPSLQASTLRQLFFNGTEPLRPQDPLPWPALATTLETVATEGVEVFYTGRLGQMLVEDIAKEGSQLTLQDLAKFQPEVVDALEVPLGDYTLYSPPPPAGGAILSFILNVLRGFNFSKESMARPEGRVNVYHHLVETLKFARGQRWRLGDPRSHPKLQNASRDLLGETLAQLIRQQIDGRGDHQLSHYSLAEAWGHGTGTSHVSVLGEDGSAVAATSTINTPFGAMVYSPRTGIILNNELLDLCERCPRGSGTTPSPDAVCSAVSGDRVGGAPGRCWPPVPGERSPSSMVPSILINKAQGSKLVIGGAGGELIISAVAQAIMSKLWLGFDLRAAIAAPILHVNSKGCVEYEPNFSQEVQRGLQDRGQNQTQRPFFLNVVQAVSQEGACVYAVSDLRKSGEAAGY, encoded by the exons ATGGCGCGGGGCTACGGGGCCACGGTCGGCCTAGTCCTGCTGGGTCTGGGGCTGGCGCTGGCTGTCATTGTGCTGGCTGTGGTCCTCTCTCAACACCAAGCCTCCTGTGGCCCCCAGGCGTTTGCCCATGCTGCTGTTGCCGCCGACTCCAAGGTCTGCTCGGATATTGGACG AGCCATCCTCCAGCAGCAGGGCTCACCCGTGGATGCCACCATCGCAGCTCTGGTCTGCACCAGCGTCGTCAACCCTCAGAGCATGGGCCTGGGCGGAGGGGTCATCTTCACCATCTACAATGTGACGACAG GGAAGGTGGAGGTCATCAATGCCCGGGAGACGGTGCCGGCCAGCCATGCCCCGAGCCTGCTGGACCAGTGTGCACAGGCTCTGCCACTGGGCACAG GGGCCCAGTGGATCGGGGTGCCCGGGGAGCTCCGCGGCTATGCCGAGGCCCACCGCCGCCATGGCCGCCTGCCCTGGGCGCAGCTGTTCCAGCCCACCATCGCGCTGCTCCGAGGGGGGCATGTGGTGGCCCCTGTCCTCAGCCGTTTCCTGCACAACAGCTTCCTGCGGCCTTCCTTGCAGGCGTCAACCCTGCG ccagcTCTTCTTCAACGGGACAGAACCCCTGAGGCCTCAGGACCCACTCCCATGGCCTGCACTGGCCACCACCCTGGAGACCGTGGCCACAGAGGGCGTGGAGGTCTTCTACACGGGGAGGCTGGGCCAGATGCTGGTGGAGGACATTGCCAAGGAAG GGAGCCAGCTGACGCTGCAGGACCTGGCCAAGTTCCAGCCCGAGGTGGTGGACGCCCTGGAGGTGCCCCTGGGGGACTATACCCTGTACTCACCACCGCCGCCTGCAGGGGGTGCCATTCTCAGCTTTATCCTCAACGTGCTAAGAG GGTTCAACTTCTCAAAAGAGTCTATGGCCAGGCCTGAAGGGAGGGTGAACGTGTACCACCACCTTGTAGAGACGCTCAAGTTTGCCAGggggcagaggtggaggctgggggACCCTCGAAGCCACCCGAAGCTCCAG AATGCCTCCCGGGACCTGCTGGGGGAGACCCTGGCCCAGCTCATCCGCCAACAGATCGATGGCCGGGGGGACCACCAGCTCAGCCACTACAGCTTGGCCGAGGCCTGGGGCCACGGGACAGGCACATCCCATGTGTCTGTGCTGGGGGAGGATGGCAGCGCCGTGGCTGCCACCAGCACCATCAACACACC CTTTGGAGCGATGGTGTATTCACCACGGACAGGCATCATCCTCAACAACGAGCTCCTGGACTTATGCGAGCGATGCCCCCGGGGTTCCGGCACCACCCCCTCACCTG ATGCTGTTTGCTCAGCAGTGAGTGGAGACAGGGTGGGTGGAGCTCCCGGAAGGTGCTGGCCCCCAGTTCCAGGCGAGCGTTCCCCATCCTCCATGGTGCCCTCCATCTTGATCAACAAAGCCCAGGGGTCGAAGCTAGTGATTGGCGGGGCTGGCGGGGAGCTCATCATCTCTGCTGTGGCCCAG GCCATCATGAGCAAGCTGTGGCTTGGCTTTGACCTGAGAGCGGCCATTGCAGCCCCCATCCTGCATGTCAACAGCAAGGGCTGTGTGGAGTACGAGCCCAACTTCAGCCAG gAGGTGCAGAGGGGACTCCAAGACCGTGGCCAGAACCAGACCCAGAGGCCCTTCTTCCTGAACGTGGTCCAGGCTGTGTCCCAGGAGGGGGCCTGTGTGTACGCCGTCTCGGACCTGAGGAAGAGTGGGGAGGCCGCAGGCTACTAA
- the GGT5 gene encoding glutathione hydrolase 5 proenzyme isoform X2: MARGYGATVGLVLLGLGLALAVIVLAVVLSQHQASCGPQAFAHAAVAADSKVCSDIGRAILQQQGSPVDATIAALVCTSVVNPQSMGLGGGVIFTIYNVTTGKVEVINARETVPASHAPSLLDQCAQALPLGTGAQWIGVPGELRGYAEAHRRHGRLPWAQLFQPTIALLRGGHVVAPVLSRFLHNSFLRPSLQASTLRQLFFNGTEPLRPQDPLPWPALATTLETVATEGVEVFYTGRLGQMLVEDIAKEGSQLTLQDLAKFQPEVVDALEVPLGDYTLYSPPPPAGGAILSFILNVLRGFNFSKESMARPEGRVNVYHHLVETLKFARGQRWRLGDPRSHPKLQNASRDLLGETLAQLIRQQIDGRGDHQLSHYSLAEAWGHGTGTSHVSVLGEDGSAVAATSTINTPFGAMVYSPRTGIILNNELLDLCERCPRGSGTTPSPAVSGDRVGGAPGRCWPPVPGERSPSSMVPSILINKAQGSKLVIGGAGGELIISAVAQAIMSKLWLGFDLRAAIAAPILHVNSKGCVEYEPNFSQKQDLAALPRLVSNSWPQVILLPQPPKLLALQEVQRGLQDRGQNQTQRPFFLNVVQAVSQEGACVYAVSDLRKSGEAAGY; this comes from the exons ATGGCGCGGGGCTACGGGGCCACGGTCGGCCTAGTCCTGCTGGGTCTGGGGCTGGCGCTGGCTGTCATTGTGCTGGCTGTGGTCCTCTCTCAACACCAAGCCTCCTGTGGCCCCCAGGCGTTTGCCCATGCTGCTGTTGCCGCCGACTCCAAGGTCTGCTCGGATATTGGACG AGCCATCCTCCAGCAGCAGGGCTCACCCGTGGATGCCACCATCGCAGCTCTGGTCTGCACCAGCGTCGTCAACCCTCAGAGCATGGGCCTGGGCGGAGGGGTCATCTTCACCATCTACAATGTGACGACAG GGAAGGTGGAGGTCATCAATGCCCGGGAGACGGTGCCGGCCAGCCATGCCCCGAGCCTGCTGGACCAGTGTGCACAGGCTCTGCCACTGGGCACAG GGGCCCAGTGGATCGGGGTGCCCGGGGAGCTCCGCGGCTATGCCGAGGCCCACCGCCGCCATGGCCGCCTGCCCTGGGCGCAGCTGTTCCAGCCCACCATCGCGCTGCTCCGAGGGGGGCATGTGGTGGCCCCTGTCCTCAGCCGTTTCCTGCACAACAGCTTCCTGCGGCCTTCCTTGCAGGCGTCAACCCTGCG ccagcTCTTCTTCAACGGGACAGAACCCCTGAGGCCTCAGGACCCACTCCCATGGCCTGCACTGGCCACCACCCTGGAGACCGTGGCCACAGAGGGCGTGGAGGTCTTCTACACGGGGAGGCTGGGCCAGATGCTGGTGGAGGACATTGCCAAGGAAG GGAGCCAGCTGACGCTGCAGGACCTGGCCAAGTTCCAGCCCGAGGTGGTGGACGCCCTGGAGGTGCCCCTGGGGGACTATACCCTGTACTCACCACCGCCGCCTGCAGGGGGTGCCATTCTCAGCTTTATCCTCAACGTGCTAAGAG GGTTCAACTTCTCAAAAGAGTCTATGGCCAGGCCTGAAGGGAGGGTGAACGTGTACCACCACCTTGTAGAGACGCTCAAGTTTGCCAGggggcagaggtggaggctgggggACCCTCGAAGCCACCCGAAGCTCCAG AATGCCTCCCGGGACCTGCTGGGGGAGACCCTGGCCCAGCTCATCCGCCAACAGATCGATGGCCGGGGGGACCACCAGCTCAGCCACTACAGCTTGGCCGAGGCCTGGGGCCACGGGACAGGCACATCCCATGTGTCTGTGCTGGGGGAGGATGGCAGCGCCGTGGCTGCCACCAGCACCATCAACACACC CTTTGGAGCGATGGTGTATTCACCACGGACAGGCATCATCCTCAACAACGAGCTCCTGGACTTATGCGAGCGATGCCCCCGGGGTTCCGGCACCACCCCCTCACCTG CAGTGAGTGGAGACAGGGTGGGTGGAGCTCCCGGAAGGTGCTGGCCCCCAGTTCCAGGCGAGCGTTCCCCATCCTCCATGGTGCCCTCCATCTTGATCAACAAAGCCCAGGGGTCGAAGCTAGTGATTGGCGGGGCTGGCGGGGAGCTCATCATCTCTGCTGTGGCCCAG GCCATCATGAGCAAGCTGTGGCTTGGCTTTGACCTGAGAGCGGCCATTGCAGCCCCCATCCTGCATGTCAACAGCAAGGGCTGTGTGGAGTACGAGCCCAACTTCAGCCAG aaacaggatcttgctgcattgcccaggctggtctcaaactcctggcctcaagtgatcctccttcctcagcctcccaaattgctggcattacag gAGGTGCAGAGGGGACTCCAAGACCGTGGCCAGAACCAGACCCAGAGGCCCTTCTTCCTGAACGTGGTCCAGGCTGTGTCCCAGGAGGGGGCCTGTGTGTACGCCGTCTCGGACCTGAGGAAGAGTGGGGAGGCCGCAGGCTACTAA
- the GGT5 gene encoding glutathione hydrolase 5 proenzyme isoform X3, whose protein sequence is MARGYGATVGLVLLGLGLALAVIVLAVVLSQHQASCGPQAFAHAAVAADSKVCSDIGRAILQQQGSPVDATIAALVCTSVVNPQSMGLGGGVIFTIYNVTTGKVEVINARETVPASHAPSLLDQCAQALPLGTGAQWIGVPGELRGYAEAHRRHGRLPWAQLFQPTIALLRGGHVVAPVLSRFLHNSFLRPSLQASTLRQLFFNGTEPLRPQDPLPWPALATTLETVATEGVEVFYTGRLGQMLVEDIAKEGSQLTLQDLAKFQPEVVDALEVPLGDYTLYSPPPPAGGAILSFILNVLRGFNFSKESMARPEGRVNVYHHLVETLKFARGQRWRLGDPRSHPKLQNASRDLLGETLAQLIRQQIDGRGDHQLSHYSLAEAWGHGTGTSHVSVLGEDGSAVAATSTINTPFGAMVYSPRTGIILNNELLDLCERCPRGSGTTPSPVSGDRVGGAPGRCWPPVPGERSPSSMVPSILINKAQGSKLVIGGAGGELIISAVAQAIMSKLWLGFDLRAAIAAPILHVNSKGCVEYEPNFSQKQDLAALPRLVSNSWPQVILLPQPPKLLALQEVQRGLQDRGQNQTQRPFFLNVVQAVSQEGACVYAVSDLRKSGEAAGY, encoded by the exons ATGGCGCGGGGCTACGGGGCCACGGTCGGCCTAGTCCTGCTGGGTCTGGGGCTGGCGCTGGCTGTCATTGTGCTGGCTGTGGTCCTCTCTCAACACCAAGCCTCCTGTGGCCCCCAGGCGTTTGCCCATGCTGCTGTTGCCGCCGACTCCAAGGTCTGCTCGGATATTGGACG AGCCATCCTCCAGCAGCAGGGCTCACCCGTGGATGCCACCATCGCAGCTCTGGTCTGCACCAGCGTCGTCAACCCTCAGAGCATGGGCCTGGGCGGAGGGGTCATCTTCACCATCTACAATGTGACGACAG GGAAGGTGGAGGTCATCAATGCCCGGGAGACGGTGCCGGCCAGCCATGCCCCGAGCCTGCTGGACCAGTGTGCACAGGCTCTGCCACTGGGCACAG GGGCCCAGTGGATCGGGGTGCCCGGGGAGCTCCGCGGCTATGCCGAGGCCCACCGCCGCCATGGCCGCCTGCCCTGGGCGCAGCTGTTCCAGCCCACCATCGCGCTGCTCCGAGGGGGGCATGTGGTGGCCCCTGTCCTCAGCCGTTTCCTGCACAACAGCTTCCTGCGGCCTTCCTTGCAGGCGTCAACCCTGCG ccagcTCTTCTTCAACGGGACAGAACCCCTGAGGCCTCAGGACCCACTCCCATGGCCTGCACTGGCCACCACCCTGGAGACCGTGGCCACAGAGGGCGTGGAGGTCTTCTACACGGGGAGGCTGGGCCAGATGCTGGTGGAGGACATTGCCAAGGAAG GGAGCCAGCTGACGCTGCAGGACCTGGCCAAGTTCCAGCCCGAGGTGGTGGACGCCCTGGAGGTGCCCCTGGGGGACTATACCCTGTACTCACCACCGCCGCCTGCAGGGGGTGCCATTCTCAGCTTTATCCTCAACGTGCTAAGAG GGTTCAACTTCTCAAAAGAGTCTATGGCCAGGCCTGAAGGGAGGGTGAACGTGTACCACCACCTTGTAGAGACGCTCAAGTTTGCCAGggggcagaggtggaggctgggggACCCTCGAAGCCACCCGAAGCTCCAG AATGCCTCCCGGGACCTGCTGGGGGAGACCCTGGCCCAGCTCATCCGCCAACAGATCGATGGCCGGGGGGACCACCAGCTCAGCCACTACAGCTTGGCCGAGGCCTGGGGCCACGGGACAGGCACATCCCATGTGTCTGTGCTGGGGGAGGATGGCAGCGCCGTGGCTGCCACCAGCACCATCAACACACC CTTTGGAGCGATGGTGTATTCACCACGGACAGGCATCATCCTCAACAACGAGCTCCTGGACTTATGCGAGCGATGCCCCCGGGGTTCCGGCACCACCCCCTCACCTG TGAGTGGAGACAGGGTGGGTGGAGCTCCCGGAAGGTGCTGGCCCCCAGTTCCAGGCGAGCGTTCCCCATCCTCCATGGTGCCCTCCATCTTGATCAACAAAGCCCAGGGGTCGAAGCTAGTGATTGGCGGGGCTGGCGGGGAGCTCATCATCTCTGCTGTGGCCCAG GCCATCATGAGCAAGCTGTGGCTTGGCTTTGACCTGAGAGCGGCCATTGCAGCCCCCATCCTGCATGTCAACAGCAAGGGCTGTGTGGAGTACGAGCCCAACTTCAGCCAG aaacaggatcttgctgcattgcccaggctggtctcaaactcctggcctcaagtgatcctccttcctcagcctcccaaattgctggcattacag gAGGTGCAGAGGGGACTCCAAGACCGTGGCCAGAACCAGACCCAGAGGCCCTTCTTCCTGAACGTGGTCCAGGCTGTGTCCCAGGAGGGGGCCTGTGTGTACGCCGTCTCGGACCTGAGGAAGAGTGGGGAGGCCGCAGGCTACTAA
- the GGT5 gene encoding glutathione hydrolase 5 proenzyme isoform X15, protein MARGYGATVGLVLLGLGLALAVIVLAVVLSQHQASCGPQAFAHAAVAADSKVCSDIGRGPVDRGARGAPRLCRGPPPPWPPALGAAVPAHHRAAPRGACGGPCPQPFPAQQLPAAFLAGVNPALFFNGTEPLRPQDPLPWPALATTLETVATEGVEVFYTGRLGQMLVEDIAKEGSQLTLQDLAKFQPEVVDALEVPLGDYTLYSPPPPAGGAILSFILNVLRGFNFSKESMARPEGRVNVYHHLVETLKFARGQRWRLGDPRSHPKLQNASRDLLGETLAQLIRQQIDGRGDHQLSHYSLAEAWGHGTGTSHVSVLGEDGSAVAATSTINTPFGAMVYSPRTGIILNNELLDLCERCPRGSGTTPSPAVSGDRVGGAPGRCWPPVPGERSPSSMVPSILINKAQGSKLVIGGAGGELIISAVAQAIMSKLWLGFDLRAAIAAPILHVNSKGCVEYEPNFSQEVQRGLQDRGQNQTQRPFFLNVVQAVSQEGACVYAVSDLRKSGEAAGY, encoded by the exons ATGGCGCGGGGCTACGGGGCCACGGTCGGCCTAGTCCTGCTGGGTCTGGGGCTGGCGCTGGCTGTCATTGTGCTGGCTGTGGTCCTCTCTCAACACCAAGCCTCCTGTGGCCCCCAGGCGTTTGCCCATGCTGCTGTTGCCGCCGACTCCAAGGTCTGCTCGGATATTGGACG GGGCCCAGTGGATCGGGGTGCCCGGGGAGCTCCGCGGCTATGCCGAGGCCCACCGCCGCCATGGCCGCCTGCCCTGGGCGCAGCTGTTCCAGCCCACCATCGCGCTGCTCCGAGGGGGGCATGTGGTGGCCCCTGTCCTCAGCCGTTTCCTGCACAACAGCTTCCTGCGGCCTTCCTTGCAGGCGTCAACCCTGCG cTCTTCTTCAACGGGACAGAACCCCTGAGGCCTCAGGACCCACTCCCATGGCCTGCACTGGCCACCACCCTGGAGACCGTGGCCACAGAGGGCGTGGAGGTCTTCTACACGGGGAGGCTGGGCCAGATGCTGGTGGAGGACATTGCCAAGGAAG GGAGCCAGCTGACGCTGCAGGACCTGGCCAAGTTCCAGCCCGAGGTGGTGGACGCCCTGGAGGTGCCCCTGGGGGACTATACCCTGTACTCACCACCGCCGCCTGCAGGGGGTGCCATTCTCAGCTTTATCCTCAACGTGCTAAGAG GGTTCAACTTCTCAAAAGAGTCTATGGCCAGGCCTGAAGGGAGGGTGAACGTGTACCACCACCTTGTAGAGACGCTCAAGTTTGCCAGggggcagaggtggaggctgggggACCCTCGAAGCCACCCGAAGCTCCAG AATGCCTCCCGGGACCTGCTGGGGGAGACCCTGGCCCAGCTCATCCGCCAACAGATCGATGGCCGGGGGGACCACCAGCTCAGCCACTACAGCTTGGCCGAGGCCTGGGGCCACGGGACAGGCACATCCCATGTGTCTGTGCTGGGGGAGGATGGCAGCGCCGTGGCTGCCACCAGCACCATCAACACACC CTTTGGAGCGATGGTGTATTCACCACGGACAGGCATCATCCTCAACAACGAGCTCCTGGACTTATGCGAGCGATGCCCCCGGGGTTCCGGCACCACCCCCTCACCTG CAGTGAGTGGAGACAGGGTGGGTGGAGCTCCCGGAAGGTGCTGGCCCCCAGTTCCAGGCGAGCGTTCCCCATCCTCCATGGTGCCCTCCATCTTGATCAACAAAGCCCAGGGGTCGAAGCTAGTGATTGGCGGGGCTGGCGGGGAGCTCATCATCTCTGCTGTGGCCCAG GCCATCATGAGCAAGCTGTGGCTTGGCTTTGACCTGAGAGCGGCCATTGCAGCCCCCATCCTGCATGTCAACAGCAAGGGCTGTGTGGAGTACGAGCCCAACTTCAGCCAG gAGGTGCAGAGGGGACTCCAAGACCGTGGCCAGAACCAGACCCAGAGGCCCTTCTTCCTGAACGTGGTCCAGGCTGTGTCCCAGGAGGGGGCCTGTGTGTACGCCGTCTCGGACCTGAGGAAGAGTGGGGAGGCCGCAGGCTACTAA